In Alphaproteobacteria bacterium US3C007, one genomic interval encodes:
- the betI gene encoding transcriptional regulator BetI, producing MRTSSIRAIRRVELSRAAFEAVIRYGLRKTTLEKVGDIAGVSKGVVLHHFKDKSALLEAVFRRSNTLLSGSVVELYRYAETPYERLWAIIVANFFETIFNRQVCQAWVSLISEVPHNTDCQRVQIANNERIRSNLMHELKHFLPEQEAEQVARHLGVHIDGIWVRAGLLPHPVETNMAISEMQFAIEKMLPLDEISAIKHKEARKKIKSVADIALGSKAFKEKFLQV from the coding sequence ATGCGAACCAGTTCCATCCGAGCTATTAGACGCGTCGAACTGTCTCGTGCTGCCTTTGAGGCGGTGATTCGATACGGTTTGCGAAAAACTACATTGGAAAAAGTTGGCGATATTGCGGGTGTTTCAAAAGGTGTGGTGCTGCACCATTTTAAAGATAAAAGTGCTTTGCTTGAAGCCGTTTTTCGAAGATCAAACACGTTGCTCAGCGGATCTGTTGTTGAATTATACCGCTATGCCGAAACCCCGTATGAACGGCTCTGGGCGATTATCGTCGCCAATTTTTTTGAAACTATTTTTAACCGTCAAGTGTGCCAAGCTTGGGTGTCTCTGATTTCTGAAGTGCCCCATAATACAGACTGCCAGCGCGTTCAGATTGCCAATAATGAACGCATCAGAAGCAACTTGATGCATGAGTTGAAACATTTTTTGCCAGAACAGGAGGCCGAGCAGGTGGCGCGCCATCTTGGGGTTCATATTGATGGCATTTGGGTGCGCGCTGGCCTGTTGCCGCACCCTGTCGAAACCAATATGGCCATATCGGAAATGCAATTTGCCATCGAAAAAATGCTGCCTTTGGATGAAATAAGCGCCATCAAGCATAAAGAGGCCCGCAAGAAGATTAAGTCAGTTGCAGATATTGCGCTGGGCTCTAAGGCTTTTAAAGAAAAATTCCTGCAAGTTTAG
- a CDS encoding aminomethyltransferase family protein, giving the protein MSNLQEASDLHNNIAISARRFEESPFIERTRRPEMVKGVYAGRFFTIYMGEDYLDKYWCLRQKALIFDVPEKPIEIFGPDAVPFLEKVFARKIATMTEGRGYYAIACTPQGGIFMDGVMFRLAEDRFWYVQADGPMEAWLVAHSEGLDVTIRDPRSRVLQIQGPASMAVMTAASNGAIDVTMKYFRSGYYDLGGQTLYVSRTGFTNELGYEIYSNGAQTDHLALWDHLMDCGAPHGMEFSSTHALTIRRIEGGILGNGTDITPDMTPFEAGLAPFVNMDKGEFIGRTALLTKERHCCLFGVTCSTKTPAAGALIFDGGREVGRITAGIPSPTLGLGVGYVHFNTRGDWVGRTLAMRLPDGSLHDAQIVQPPFFDPDKKIVRGLDRSIPERPAN; this is encoded by the coding sequence ATGAGCAATCTTCAAGAAGCCTCTGATTTGCATAACAATATCGCTATAAGCGCCCGCCGTTTTGAGGAATCTCCATTTATCGAACGCACACGCCGACCAGAAATGGTGAAAGGGGTTTATGCAGGGCGGTTCTTCACAATTTATATGGGTGAAGATTATCTCGATAAATATTGGTGTCTGCGTCAAAAGGCGCTTATTTTTGACGTGCCTGAAAAGCCGATCGAAATCTTCGGGCCGGATGCCGTTCCTTTTCTAGAAAAAGTATTTGCTCGAAAGATTGCAACAATGACCGAAGGCCGCGGATATTACGCAATTGCCTGCACCCCGCAAGGCGGCATCTTTATGGATGGGGTAATGTTTCGGTTGGCTGAAGACCGGTTTTGGTATGTGCAGGCCGATGGCCCAATGGAAGCTTGGTTGGTGGCGCATTCCGAGGGCTTAGACGTCACCATACGGGACCCGCGCAGTCGCGTGTTGCAAATTCAAGGGCCGGCCTCGATGGCGGTCATGACGGCCGCCTCAAACGGGGCGATTGACGTTACAATGAAATATTTTCGTTCCGGATATTATGACTTGGGCGGTCAAACGCTCTATGTCTCACGCACCGGTTTCACCAATGAACTTGGCTATGAAATTTACAGCAACGGGGCGCAGACGGATCATCTGGCGCTTTGGGATCATCTGATGGATTGCGGCGCGCCGCATGGCATGGAGTTTTCATCCACCCACGCCTTGACCATCCGCAGGATCGAAGGCGGTATTCTTGGAAATGGCACCGATATCACGCCGGATATGACGCCGTTTGAGGCTGGCTTGGCACCTTTCGTTAACATGGACAAAGGCGAATTCATCGGTCGAACTGCGCTTTTGACGAAAGAAAGGCACTGCTGCCTCTTTGGGGTGACATGTAGCACAAAAACCCCGGCTGCAGGCGCGCTGATTTTCGACGGTGGCCGCGAGGTTGGGCGCATTACCGCAGGGATCCCCTCTCCAACGCTGGGCCTTGGCGTTGGCTATGTGCATTTTAACACGCGCGGCGATTGGGTCGGCAGAACCCTCGCTATGCGCTTGCCTGACGGCAGCCTACACGACGCTCAAATCGTTCAACCGCCATTTTTTGACCCAGACAAAAAAATTGTACGCGGGCTGGATCGTTCTATCCCGGAACGCCCTGCGAACTGA
- a CDS encoding iron-containing alcohol dehydrogenase, which produces MTDANILEPQDWTFPIPIAYGPGRLGEIGQHCAALGLKNPLIVTDKGSRDLPFISRLQRVLSDAGVSAGLFSEISPNPRDDEIGAGRDKFRSGNHDAIIAIGGGSAMDGGKAICLTARNDRDLWEFEWESEPADIGPDQAFPTLITIPTTAGTGAETESTAMVTHTGKGMKFCIYHPQLKPSLALLDPELTLGLPGNLTAWTGADAMVHAIEAYCVPGFHPLCDGLALEGLALVAKWLPVAVRAPENMAARGGMLVGSCLAGIAFQKGLGHVHAISHMVGAEFNTQHGLTNAIILPVILRFNLPGMEHKVKRMADAMGLTDASVDAFIIEVERLLNDINIPRSLSEIGVPADCASRIAEKAMQDSAAGTNPRTASRAEMELLVESALAKAR; this is translated from the coding sequence ATGACTGACGCCAACATTTTGGAACCACAGGATTGGACCTTCCCAATACCCATCGCGTATGGGCCGGGCCGTCTGGGGGAAATTGGACAACACTGCGCGGCGCTGGGGCTGAAAAACCCCTTGATCGTCACCGATAAAGGCAGCCGAGATTTGCCTTTCATTTCAAGGTTGCAGAGGGTTTTGTCTGACGCAGGCGTGTCCGCTGGCTTGTTTTCGGAAATATCGCCAAACCCGCGCGATGATGAAATTGGCGCCGGGCGCGATAAATTCCGCTCGGGCAATCACGATGCGATCATTGCGATTGGAGGCGGCAGTGCGATGGATGGAGGCAAGGCCATCTGCCTTACCGCCAGAAATGACAGAGATCTTTGGGAGTTTGAATGGGAATCCGAGCCGGCAGATATTGGCCCTGATCAAGCGTTTCCAACGCTGATCACCATTCCGACCACGGCCGGAACTGGCGCCGAAACTGAAAGTACGGCGATGGTCACCCATACGGGTAAAGGCATGAAATTCTGCATCTACCATCCGCAATTGAAACCATCTTTGGCGCTGCTTGACCCAGAACTGACCCTTGGCCTGCCTGGCAATCTGACCGCCTGGACCGGCGCGGATGCCATGGTGCATGCAATTGAGGCCTATTGCGTGCCGGGTTTTCATCCACTGTGTGATGGCCTTGCACTGGAAGGGCTGGCTCTGGTCGCAAAATGGTTACCGGTGGCAGTACGCGCGCCGGAGAACATGGCCGCGCGTGGTGGCATGCTTGTCGGATCTTGCCTTGCCGGGATCGCTTTCCAAAAAGGCTTGGGACATGTGCACGCGATCTCGCACATGGTGGGGGCTGAATTCAATACACAGCACGGGCTCACCAACGCAATCATATTGCCAGTTATTCTGCGGTTCAACTTGCCGGGTATGGAGCACAAGGTAAAGCGTATGGCGGATGCCATGGGCCTCACAGATGCATCAGTTGACGCCTTCATTATAGAGGTTGAGCGCCTTCTTAACGATATCAATATCCCACGTTCTTTAAGTGAAATCGGGGTGCCCGCAGATTGTGCCAGCCGCATCGCTGAAAAGGCAATGCAAGATAGCGCGGCAGGTACAAACCCCAGAACCGCGAGCCGCGCCGAAATGGAGCTTTTGGTAGAAAGCGCTTTGGCTAAAGCACGCTAA
- a CDS encoding ABC transporter permease subunit gives MMRAETDAVKHSQKPAGRFSLLLWFAILAVTLGLLALRDAAPWLIVFPDEWVMPIVLVLNTMMTWVVEATGAFFRTVSMGLDVPMDAVRSVLTWLPWSVSVFILVSIAYAASGWKLAVFTAFSVSYMLIVGLWIESMNSLALVVVSVPLAVLIGFAIGTAGFFYPRAERAIMVTLDALQTIPAFAYLLPILLLFGFGVVVGLIAGILYAFPPMVRNTLLGLRRVAPEVIESGLMSGATATQLFFRVRVPSAARQIMLGINQTTMAAFSMVIIASIIGGASDIGWEVLSAMRKARFGESLVAGVVIALMAMVMDRITAGFANRKPKETNLVSEPFYWRHQFTLTAVTGALCLYFISLILPPLQTYPKSWVYDPSGPLNNAIDYIIIEYAAWIALIKTWAFFYLMLPIKMGLEQVISPFSWGFTFTPALKAGYALTALALMALAGLRRRQRLAVVIGLLAIMLFFGLTRMPWPALWLIMAFVCLQLSGPKLALSVLIGLAYLLLSGIWPQTLLSVYLCGIGVVLSFTLGSALGILASEFKSVSRVLQPINDTLQTMPLFVLLIPFVMIFKIGEFTALLAVMAYAMVPAIRYAEHGLRSVPHEVVEAATCMGCTRWQLLWRVKIPLALPEMMLGLNQTIMFGISMLVIAALVGTSGLGQQVYIGLGDGDFGVGMTAGIGMAIIAIIADRMTAAWSVKLQERYTSNPAS, from the coding sequence ATGATGCGCGCCGAAACGGATGCCGTCAAACACTCTCAAAAGCCGGCAGGGCGTTTTTCCTTGCTTCTTTGGTTTGCGATACTGGCTGTGACCTTAGGCTTGTTGGCCCTGCGCGACGCGGCCCCATGGCTGATCGTCTTTCCCGACGAATGGGTTATGCCGATCGTATTGGTTCTAAACACCATGATGACGTGGGTCGTAGAGGCAACAGGGGCATTTTTTCGTACAGTTTCTATGGGCCTTGACGTGCCTATGGATGCGGTGCGCAGCGTTTTAACCTGGCTGCCCTGGTCCGTCTCAGTCTTTATATTGGTGAGTATTGCTTATGCGGCATCAGGGTGGAAGCTTGCCGTTTTTACAGCTTTTTCTGTCAGTTACATGCTGATTGTGGGGCTTTGGATTGAGTCGATGAATTCGCTCGCTTTGGTGGTGGTATCGGTGCCGCTGGCCGTGTTGATTGGGTTTGCCATCGGAACCGCAGGGTTTTTCTATCCGCGCGCGGAACGTGCCATCATGGTCACCTTAGATGCGCTACAAACTATTCCAGCCTTTGCCTATTTGCTTCCTATCCTGCTGCTATTTGGCTTTGGCGTCGTGGTGGGGCTGATTGCGGGCATCTTATATGCCTTCCCTCCAATGGTACGCAACACGCTGCTTGGTCTACGCCGGGTTGCGCCGGAAGTGATCGAATCTGGTTTGATGTCGGGGGCCACCGCGACCCAATTGTTCTTTCGGGTGCGCGTACCAAGCGCAGCAAGACAAATTATGTTAGGGATTAACCAGACCACGATGGCGGCGTTTTCAATGGTGATCATTGCGTCAATTATTGGTGGGGCCTCCGATATTGGCTGGGAAGTTTTATCGGCGATGCGCAAGGCACGGTTTGGTGAAAGCTTGGTGGCAGGCGTGGTGATTGCCTTGATGGCCATGGTTATGGATCGCATAACGGCGGGGTTTGCAAATCGAAAACCAAAGGAAACGAACCTTGTTTCCGAACCGTTTTACTGGCGTCACCAATTCACTTTAACCGCCGTTACGGGCGCCTTATGCCTTTATTTTATTAGCCTTATTTTGCCACCACTTCAAACCTATCCAAAGTCTTGGGTCTACGACCCTTCTGGCCCTTTAAACAACGCGATCGATTATATCATCATTGAATATGCAGCCTGGATTGCGCTGATTAAAACTTGGGCGTTCTTTTACCTAATGCTTCCAATCAAAATGGGGTTAGAGCAGGTGATTTCGCCCTTTTCTTGGGGGTTCACATTTACCCCCGCATTGAAGGCCGGTTATGCTTTGACGGCACTGGCATTGATGGCGCTTGCAGGGCTGCGAAGACGGCAGAGACTTGCGGTGGTGATTGGATTGCTGGCGATTATGCTGTTTTTTGGATTGACCCGCATGCCATGGCCTGCGCTCTGGTTGATTATGGCTTTTGTGTGCTTGCAATTATCTGGTCCAAAGCTGGCTTTGTCCGTTTTAATCGGGCTCGCCTATCTGTTACTGTCAGGCATCTGGCCGCAGACCTTACTGAGTGTTTATCTCTGCGGCATTGGCGTCGTTTTGTCATTCACCCTTGGCTCTGCACTGGGTATTTTGGCCTCTGAATTCAAATCTGTTTCGCGGGTTTTGCAGCCCATTAATGACACGCTGCAAACCATGCCACTCTTTGTGCTGCTGATCCCTTTTGTAATGATCTTCAAAATTGGCGAGTTCACAGCCCTCCTGGCCGTGATGGCTTATGCCATGGTCCCTGCAATCCGGTATGCTGAGCATGGATTGCGAAGCGTACCACATGAGGTGGTTGAAGCGGCCACTTGCATGGGCTGCACCCGTTGGCAATTATTGTGGCGGGTAAAGATTCCCTTGGCTCTTCCCGAAATGATGCTGGGCCTTAATCAGACAATCATGTTCGGGATTTCTATGCTGGTTATCGCGGCCTTAGTGGGCACCAGCGGCCTGGGTCAACAAGTCTATATCGGGCTGGGAGATGGTGATTTTGGCGTTGGTATGACCGCCGGGATTGGCATGGCGATTATCGCAATCATCGCAGACCGAATGACCGCTGCCTGGAGCGTCAAGCTGCAGGAACGCTACACATCAAACCCAGCCAGCTGA
- a CDS encoding ABC transporter substrate-binding protein — MQQISKVTSVLGFAMLGLVSSAAADSSDPIKIAVNEWTGQHVSAHISGSVLQAAGYTVEYVTAGAVPQFAAIAQGNLHLQPETWGNNVGDIYPNSVANGDIVVLGSTGLEPTESWMYPSYMNAQCPGLPDVNALIACSQLFAAAETFPKGRLITYPADWGTRSKDLVNSAGLPFEPIAGGSEGAMIAEMQAAYKTQSPMLVMFWEPHWVHSEMDFDWVQFPGYTEDCDTNPEPGIYPDKTGDCGFKQANISKIVSRDFETTWPGAFKIIEALSIDNAMQNSLLLEIDFNKRELEEVIAEWMVNNEATWKPWVAAGS, encoded by the coding sequence ATGCAACAGATTAGTAAAGTAACCAGCGTTCTTGGCTTTGCCATGCTTGGATTGGTTAGCAGCGCCGCTGCCGATAGCAGCGATCCAATTAAAATCGCCGTCAATGAATGGACAGGACAGCATGTGTCGGCGCATATCTCGGGCAGCGTTTTGCAAGCTGCAGGATATACTGTCGAATATGTTACCGCCGGCGCGGTGCCGCAATTTGCCGCCATTGCGCAGGGAAATCTACATCTGCAGCCCGAAACATGGGGCAATAACGTGGGAGACATTTACCCCAATTCTGTTGCCAATGGCGATATTGTCGTCTTGGGCTCAACAGGGCTTGAGCCAACAGAAAGCTGGATGTATCCAAGCTACATGAACGCACAATGCCCCGGATTACCAGATGTGAACGCACTGATCGCCTGCTCGCAGCTTTTTGCCGCGGCTGAAACGTTCCCCAAGGGACGTTTAATAACCTATCCCGCCGATTGGGGCACGCGCTCCAAGGATTTGGTCAACAGCGCGGGCTTACCATTTGAACCGATTGCCGGCGGATCAGAAGGCGCTATGATTGCCGAAATGCAGGCCGCCTATAAGACACAATCCCCCATGTTGGTGATGTTTTGGGAGCCGCATTGGGTTCACTCAGAAATGGATTTTGACTGGGTTCAATTCCCCGGCTATACCGAAGATTGCGACACCAACCCTGAACCCGGCATTTACCCCGACAAAACAGGCGATTGCGGCTTCAAGCAGGCCAATATCTCTAAAATCGTGTCGCGTGACTTTGAAACCACCTGGCCCGGCGCCTTCAAAATCATAGAAGCTTTGTCCATCGACAATGCTATGCAGAATTCGCTTCTTTTAGAAATCGATTTCAACAAACGTGAACTTGAAGAGGTGATCGCAGAGTGGATGGTGAACAATGAAGCCACTTGGAAGCCTTGGGTTGCCGCAGGCAGTTGA
- a CDS encoding carboxymuconolactone decarboxylase family protein has protein sequence MYSAFQKHDVETAPEKSKPLLRQLREHSGPNGFYAVTADSPETLTAYAALHKVFMATSFTNEEKTVVWQSINVENQCHFCVPAHTYMAKAMKIDKAISNALRNEKALPTAQLEALRDFTLLLLRNHGHAGDSEISKFLSAGFTHQNLLEVVLGLAQKTISNYVNHLVRTPIDKQYEHYAWKKSG, from the coding sequence ATGTACAGCGCATTCCAAAAGCACGATGTTGAAACAGCCCCAGAGAAAAGCAAACCACTCTTGCGGCAATTGCGTGAGCATTCGGGGCCAAATGGGTTTTACGCCGTAACCGCAGATTCTCCAGAAACGCTGACAGCATATGCTGCACTGCACAAAGTATTCATGGCCACAAGCTTTACGAATGAAGAAAAAACTGTGGTTTGGCAGAGCATCAATGTCGAAAATCAATGTCATTTCTGTGTTCCAGCGCATACTTACATGGCCAAGGCTATGAAGATTGATAAGGCGATATCAAATGCTCTGCGCAACGAAAAAGCTCTTCCCACGGCCCAGCTCGAAGCTTTACGCGATTTTACTTTGCTGTTGTTGCGCAATCATGGGCACGCAGGTGACTCTGAAATCTCAAAGTTCCTAAGCGCCGGTTTCACTCATCAGAATTTGTTGGAGGTTGTGCTGGGCTTGGCTCAAAAAACGATCAGCAACTACGTCAACCATTTGGTACGTACACCTATTGATAAGCAATATGAACACTACGCCTGGAAAAAATCGGGATAA
- a CDS encoding molybdopterin guanine dinucleotide-containing S/N-oxide reductase yields MVKTPALPLTSTHWGTYRAKVANGRVQELLPFEHDQDPSPIGPGILDVQHGPMRIDMPMIRKSWLEGKAGHSTDLRGREPFVAVSWADANRLVADELTRVRRDFGNQAIYGGSYGWASAGRFHHAQSQLKRFLNCIGGFTSSKFTYSFAAAEAMVPHILGSFRAYLDTCTSWEVIRDHTQLFVCFGGVPLKNGQISQGGTGCHIQREALLAAGSAGIEIINVSPIKSDMLEDVDAEWVPLRPNTDVAMMLGLAHTLQIEGLTDQAFLDRYTQGFEAFLPYLMGEPDGIAKTADWAAKICEIPAETIRALARRMAAQRTMISLSWSLTRQDHGEQPFWMGITLASMLGQIGLLGGGFGFGYSAMNYIGGKFKSISGASLPQGKNPIENFIPVARITDLLLNPGRPFDFDGVEYTYPDIKLVWWAGGNPFHHHQDLNLMMQAWQRPDTIIVNEWCWNSLAKHADIVLPCTTPMERADIAITPRDPYVVAMAKLTEPFAQARDDYEIFANIAEAMGVAEAFTEGRSAADWQRQIYEQTITRAYQDGVEMPEYDRILDKGWFKLAEPAHPTVMLEDFRADPAANPLTTPSGKIEIFSKTVADFGYADCPGHPLWQEPYEWLGNRADYPLHLISNQPKGKLHSQLDHGSVSKAHKVGGREPLHMHPEDADMRGLKTGDLVRAFNDRGACLAGIVVDPTMRPAVVQMSTGAWYDPDETGLCKHGNPNVLTRDKGTSKLGQGPSAHSCLIEVELFTGSAPSVTAHAPPTILRPSPDNDRMEKT; encoded by the coding sequence ATGGTAAAAACACCTGCCCTGCCCCTGACAAGTACGCATTGGGGCACCTATCGCGCCAAGGTCGCGAATGGCCGCGTGCAAGAGCTGCTACCCTTTGAGCATGACCAAGACCCCTCGCCCATCGGGCCAGGCATTTTGGATGTGCAGCATGGGCCAATGCGCATAGATATGCCTATGATACGCAAAAGCTGGTTAGAGGGCAAAGCTGGCCATAGCACCGACTTGCGCGGGCGCGAGCCGTTCGTGGCCGTAAGCTGGGCGGATGCGAACCGTCTGGTTGCGGATGAGCTTACGCGGGTACGCCGCGACTTTGGCAATCAGGCGATCTATGGCGGCTCTTACGGCTGGGCAAGCGCCGGCCGGTTTCATCATGCCCAAAGTCAACTCAAGCGGTTCTTGAACTGCATCGGCGGCTTTACCAGTTCAAAATTCACCTATAGTTTCGCCGCTGCTGAGGCCATGGTGCCGCATATCCTGGGCAGCTTTCGCGCGTATCTGGACACCTGTACAAGTTGGGAAGTGATCAGGGACCACACGCAGCTTTTCGTCTGTTTCGGAGGCGTGCCGCTGAAAAACGGTCAGATCAGTCAAGGCGGCACCGGCTGTCATATTCAGCGCGAAGCCTTGTTGGCCGCAGGCAGCGCGGGGATCGAGATTATCAATGTCAGCCCCATAAAATCTGACATGCTTGAAGATGTTGACGCTGAATGGGTGCCCCTGCGCCCTAATACGGATGTGGCGATGATGCTGGGGCTAGCGCATACTTTGCAGATCGAAGGGCTTACGGATCAGGCCTTTTTGGATCGTTACACGCAGGGATTTGAAGCCTTTCTGCCTTATTTGATGGGCGAGCCCGACGGCATCGCAAAAACCGCGGATTGGGCAGCTAAGATTTGTGAAATTCCTGCAGAGACGATCCGCGCATTGGCCCGCCGCATGGCAGCCCAGCGCACGATGATTTCACTCAGTTGGTCGCTCACGCGTCAAGACCATGGTGAGCAACCCTTCTGGATGGGTATAACATTGGCCTCAATGCTCGGCCAGATCGGTTTGCTTGGTGGCGGGTTTGGATTTGGTTACAGCGCAATGAATTACATCGGGGGCAAATTCAAAAGCATTTCCGGAGCATCTCTTCCACAGGGAAAAAATCCAATTGAAAACTTTATTCCAGTGGCCCGTATCACTGACTTGCTGCTTAACCCGGGTCGGCCCTTCGATTTTGACGGGGTAGAGTACACATATCCTGATATTAAACTGGTGTGGTGGGCCGGAGGCAATCCTTTTCACCATCATCAAGACCTGAACCTGATGATGCAGGCTTGGCAAAGGCCAGACACGATCATCGTCAATGAGTGGTGCTGGAATTCACTTGCCAAACACGCTGATATCGTGCTGCCCTGCACCACGCCGATGGAACGGGCCGATATCGCGATAACCCCGCGCGACCCCTATGTGGTCGCCATGGCGAAACTGACAGAACCCTTTGCGCAGGCCCGCGACGATTATGAGATTTTTGCCAATATTGCTGAGGCCATGGGTGTTGCAGAGGCTTTCACCGAAGGGCGTAGCGCTGCTGATTGGCAGAGGCAAATATACGAACAAACCATCACTCGAGCTTATCAAGACGGCGTTGAGATGCCCGAGTATGACCGTATTCTTGATAAGGGCTGGTTCAAACTTGCAGAGCCTGCGCACCCCACCGTCATGTTAGAGGATTTTCGCGCCGATCCTGCGGCAAATCCGCTGACCACGCCTAGCGGTAAAATTGAAATCTTTTCAAAAACGGTTGCAGATTTTGGCTACGCCGATTGCCCCGGACATCCGCTTTGGCAGGAACCCTATGAATGGTTGGGCAATAGGGCTGACTATCCACTTCATCTGATATCAAACCAGCCAAAGGGAAAATTACACTCCCAGCTCGATCATGGTTCTGTCAGCAAGGCCCATAAAGTTGGAGGCCGCGAACCATTGCACATGCACCCTGAGGATGCCGATATGCGCGGGCTTAAAACCGGGGATCTCGTGCGCGCGTTTAACGATCGCGGTGCCTGCCTGGCAGGCATTGTGGTTGACCCCACCATGCGCCCTGCAGTTGTTCAGATGAGCACCGGTGCCTGGTATGATCCAGATGAAACCGGTTTGTGCAAACATGGCAACCCCAACGTGCTGACCCGTGACAAGGGCACATCAAAACTGGGGCAAGGCCCCAGCGCCCATTCCTGCCTGATCGAGGTTGAACTGTTCACAGGCTCAGCGCCATCTGTCACGGCACATGCGCCGCCCACCATCCTACGCCCCAGCCCAGATAACGATCGAATGGAGAAGACATGA
- a CDS encoding betaine/proline/choline family ABC transporter ATP-binding protein (Members of the family are the ATP-binding subunit of ABC transporters for substrates such as betaine, L-proline or other amino acids, choline, carnitine, etc. The substrate specificity is best determined from the substrate-binding subunit, rather than this subunit, as it interacts with the permease subunit and not with substrate directly.): protein MTQKSEATVKIACRNVWKIYGNTPNSYFDHPTGLASDNIPELVDKIRQNGAIPAAADVSFDVNEGEIFVIMGLSGSGKSTMVRCLSRLVEPTRGEILLDGEDLLKKNKSELIDIRRHKMGMVFQSFGLLPHLSVAENISFPLSLQGLSAKEQHEKTARVIELVGLEGREKSFPRQLSGGQQQRVGIARSLAVEPELWFLDEPFSALDPLIRRQMQDEFLRIQSTLKKSIVFITHDFLEALRIADRMMIMRDGMVVQIGTPAELIINPADDYVAEFTSDVPLARVLLARDVIDDTATVQAGMFEVQETVCVEDLLCHLAIHRDGVAVAQNGNPIGVVTPTSVVCALSKGSEVKPDTTRQQEAG from the coding sequence ATGACACAAAAGAGCGAAGCCACCGTTAAAATCGCCTGTCGAAATGTGTGGAAAATATACGGCAACACTCCCAATTCTTATTTTGATCACCCCACCGGCCTCGCCAGCGATAACATCCCAGAATTGGTTGATAAAATAAGGCAGAACGGCGCAATCCCAGCGGCTGCAGATGTTTCTTTCGACGTGAATGAGGGTGAGATTTTTGTTATTATGGGCCTGTCCGGTTCTGGTAAATCCACGATGGTGCGCTGCCTGTCGCGCCTTGTCGAGCCGACCCGCGGGGAAATTTTACTCGATGGCGAAGATCTGCTTAAGAAAAACAAGTCTGAGCTGATCGATATCCGCCGTCACAAAATGGGTATGGTTTTTCAAAGCTTCGGTTTGCTTCCGCATCTATCTGTGGCAGAAAACATCTCATTTCCTCTTAGCCTGCAAGGCTTGTCGGCCAAAGAGCAGCACGAAAAAACAGCGCGGGTGATTGAGCTGGTTGGGCTGGAAGGGCGCGAAAAAAGTTTTCCGCGGCAACTTTCCGGGGGGCAGCAACAACGGGTGGGGATTGCGCGTTCCTTGGCGGTAGAGCCAGAGCTGTGGTTTCTAGACGAGCCATTTTCCGCGCTTGATCCGTTGATCCGGCGCCAGATGCAAGATGAATTTCTGCGGATCCAATCCACGTTGAAAAAATCCATCGTCTTCATCACGCATGATTTTCTAGAGGCGCTGCGCATTGCCGACCGAATGATGATCATGCGCGATGGCATGGTTGTTCAGATCGGTACACCCGCTGAATTGATCATCAATCCGGCAGATGACTACGTGGCCGAATTTACCAGTGATGTACCTTTGGCGCGCGTGTTGTTGGCGCGCGATGTGATCGACGATACCGCAACGGTGCAAGCGGGCATGTTTGAAGTGCAAGAAACGGTTTGCGTTGAAGATCTGCTTTGCCATCTGGCAATTCATCGCGACGGCGTTGCGGTTGCCCAGAATGGGAACCCCATCGGCGTTGTTACCCCGACCTCGGTGGTATGTGCTTTGTCGAAGGGTTCAGAAGTTAAACCTGATACCACGCGGCAGCAGGAGGCCGGATGA